The Kwoniella dejecticola CBS 10117 chromosome 6, complete sequence sequence GGATGTCAAATTTGAGTGATGCGAGTTCTTCTTGTCTTGCTCCCCACCTTCTCAATCTGCCTTTCTGGCTGCGAGCAGAGTGTAATGAGTCAAATGTGTGCCAGGTGTAAGGATAATTAAAAAGCTTACACTATCAGATCCTTGATTTCTACCTTGCCTACATCCACGGAGGGCAATGAAAGGAACGACGCTATCGAAATCAGACCAAGTAAGATCATCACATAGGTTGTCGCCAGAGACGAGATGTGGTTGAGTCGTTGTAGAGTCGAGTACATCTTGCCAGAAGTTTCTGGCGGCGGCTGTGCAGGCACGCCGAGTGTGATTGGAATCAAATGGTGATCCGATCTGCTTGAAGCCAATGGCGCTTGCTTTGTCTTTGACGATGTCGTTGCTGGCACCTGCTCGAGCGTGCGAGACCAAGGGTGAACGAATAACCGGCGGAACTTGGACAGGGGTGCAGGGGATAAAATGGGATAAAACGCGCGTCTGGAATATTCTACGGTGATGACACGTCAAAAGTAAAGTTAAAATGATGGATGTGCCACGTTGACACTCCAGCTCATAACTTCCAGCGTGTCACTTTGACTGTAGAGAGTAGAGTACCTTGACTTTCCATAAAGATCTATTAATTGTattctttttctctttcttcttaaCTAACGCCACTCGAGGTAAGGTAGAATAGAGCAAGAGACATCTCGACTCGACAAGATGGCTTATCCACGACGAACCATTCGTCCAACGAGACGATCGacgtcttcctctttgatGTCTAAAATCACCTTGTTCGCTTTCGTCCTCATCGCTGTCATCTGTTTCTTGCCTGTGGGCCATCAAGTCAGagccgaagagaaggaagtggaTGTCGGAACTGTCATCGGTATTGATCTAGGTACAACTTACTCCTGTGTAGCGTGAGTGTCATCTCTCCTCAATAGTCAGTCGTCTTGAAATTGGGCTCATGAACGTCTCCTCGCATCACCAGCGTCCACAAAGGTGGAAAAGTAGAAATCATCGCAAACGACCAAGGAAACCGTATCACACCATCATGGGTAGCATtcacagaagaagaacgattgATCGGTGACGCAGCAAAGAATCAAGCTTCGAATAACCCAGAAAACACCGTCTTCGACGCCAAGCGATTAATTGGTAGAACAGCGGATGACTCGGATGTCAAGAGAGATCAAAAGCACTGGCCATTCAAGATTGTCAACAAGGGAGGAAAGCCCATGATTTCAGTCAACCACAAGGGCGATCTCAAGGAATTCGTAAGTGATTCTACAGCTGATCTTGCTGGCTTCAATAATTTCAACACAGCTGACTCTAATCCTTCATAGACTCCCGAGGAAATTTCCGCTATGGTattgaccaagatgaaggagaCTGCTGAGGCGTACCTCGGTCACAAAGTCACCCACGCTGTTGTCACTGTCCCTGCGTGTAAGTTGTTCTCATAGCTATCTATGTATGAACTGGGCTGAGCTGACTTGTAATATAGACTTCAACGACGCTCAACGTTCCGCCACCAAGGACGCCGGTACCATCGCCGGTCTTACCGTTTTGAGAATCGTCAACGAACCCACCGCCGCCGCTATCGCCTACGGTCTCGACCGAACCGGTAAAGCCGAATCTCAAATCATCGTCTACGATCTCGGAGGTGGTACATTCGACGTTTCTCTCCTCTCAATCGAGGACGGTGTATTCGAAGTATTGGCAACTGCCGGTGACACCCATTTGGGTGGTGAGGATTTCGACAACCGAGTCATCGATTACCTCGTCAAGCAATACAAGAGAAAGACCGATGTTGATGTgaccaagaacaagcgaGCTATGGGTAAACTCAAGCGAGAAGTTGAGAAGGCCAAGAgaaccctttcttcccaaATGAGCACAAAGATCGAAATCGAGGCTTTCGAAGGTGGAAATGATTTCGCTGAGACCCTCACTCGAGCCAAATTCGAAGAACTCAACATGGATCTCTTCCGAAAGACCATGAAGCCCGTCGAGCAAGTGCTCAAGGATGCTGGTGTCAAAAAGGAGGAAATTGACGATATCGTACTTGTTGGTGGATCCACAAGAATTCCTAAGGTCCAACAACTCCTCAAAGACTACTTCAACGGTAAAGAGCCTTCCAAGGGTATCAACCCCGATGAGGCCGTCGCCTACGGTGCCGCTGTTCAAGGTGGTATCCTTTCCGGTGAAGAAGGCAGCAGCGGTGTCCTTTTGATCGATGTTTGTCCCTTGACTCTCGGTATCGAGACTACCGGAGGTGTCATGACCAAGCTCATTGGCCGAAACTCCGTTGTTCCAACCAAGAAATCCCAAATTTTCTCTACCGCCGTCGACAACCAACCTACCGTGCGAATTCAAGTCTACGAAGGTGAACGATCTATGACCAAGGACAACAACGTCCTCGGTGAATTCGATCTCAACGATATCCCACCTGCTCCTCGAGGTGTACCTCAGATCGAAGTcaccttcgagatcgacgcCAACGGTATCTTGAAGGTATCTGCTCTGGACAAGGGAACCGGTAAATCCAAGTCTATCACGATTACCAACGACCAACGACGATTGTCGCCAGAGGAAATCGAGCGAATGgttcaagaagctgaagaattCGCTGATGAGGATGCCGccgtcaagaagaagatcgagtcaCAAAACGCTCTTCAGAACTTCGTATACTCCATGAAATCTCAAGTCGCCGACAAGGAAGGTCTCGGAGGTAAGCTCGATGAGGACGACAAGGAGACTATCCTCGCTgccatcaaggagaagaccGAATGGCTCGAAGAGAACCcagctgccgaagctgaagattaCGAGGAACAACTCTCTGAACTTCAAGCTGCCGTGGCTCCTATCACCGCTAAATTGTACGGCGGTGCTGGAGGATCCTCATACGATGACGACCAACAACCTTTCAGCCACGATGAGCTGTAAGCGACTACGAAAGGACggagacaagaaggaagagtggCAGAAGCGGATTTGACGGGAGGGGTCGAGATCATGGTGTCAATTTGCATCCAGTAGACCCTTATACAAGTAGCTAGGAGAGGACAGGTACAGTCGCAGTGGATGGcagagatgaggaggagcaggattCAATGCATAAAGTATGAAATGCTATTGCGATGAGACTCGTTTCGCACAAACGTGGCATCTGGTTCCGGGTGTATTTCGCTCCGAAAAGCCGCACGTTTGGTTCGCATGTCTCACCCAACGCGTCTAGACTCAACTTTATCTTGGATGCATCCCGATTGACAAGCTAAAAGCTATTCAAACATTCAAACAAAACAaaccataccataccatatcataGATGCCAGATACCCTTGAGCAGATGATCGAACACCCCTTTCGATAGAGAAAGAGGTGTAACAAGTAGAAAGATACCGGCTCGCCCTCGACCAGCGCCAAATCCCAATCCGAATAGTCGACTAGTCAAAGGAATCAATCTCAAATTTGGTCTATTCGGCCCATCAAACCATCAAAATTCTCCTAGATCTAGATCGGACTCGTCCTCACACGGACCTTGTGTGCGGCGGTGCACGATCTCAAAGATTGGAAGAACGGGCACTGTAGTTTGGAGGGTACCCAACTCTTAATTCGCCCATCATACGACCTTTTCTGAGTCGTATACACTCGCGGCGCCAATCTTCCTCTAGTCTCAAGCAGGATTTCTTGTTGAATTATCAAAacgagaaaggagaagaaggtgccgcatccgcatccgcattcACATCCGCAGCAGTCTACCCATCATCAATAAATACGACGATGCCAGGAGCAAGTACCAGTGCGACATCGAAACAAGCTACGAGCGGAAAGCTGAATCCTCTGTGGTACACCTATGCGTGCGCAACTTTGGTCGCTGCTGTAGTTCTGGGCAATCTGCTGAGGTATACCTTTCTAGGTGAGTCCTGATCCGCATACCCATCGGCCCTACTCTCAAGCATTCGTGCTGACTTGTTGTGAAATCATACGATGTAGATTGGTCCGACCCGTATCATTGTTCTGCCTTGTTGAATAGCGGGACGGGCAAATGGTTAGATCCTGGGACGTGGAAGAATTGGCAAcctgaaggtgagtaattTCACATCATCTCATGATCTTTCATTATCAGAGGTGTTTATCCAAGTCATGGCATTTCGGCTGACCGCTTTCTTCCAATGACAGGATGCTTCCAACAGCCTTTACCTGCGGCGAAATTCCAGAAATGTCTTTCCATACCAGGAGCGAACACCCCTAAATCCCCTTTCGCTTCATCTTACGATCAAAAGCGCACGGCGATCTTTGTGGGCGACTCGAATGTCCGACAGCTGTATTTCGGTGTTGCAAGGACGATAGGAGGAGTGTCGAAAGCCTGGGAAAAAGATGGAGAGAAACACACGGACAGGATTTTGTCTTTAGCTGATCCTGAGGGGAACGGTCAATTGGAGTTGGAATTTTGGTGGTATGTCCCTGCATTTTCTTCATTTTGCCTGAGTTAGACTGAAGTTTGCGATTGTGTACTCACGAAGGGATCCATTCCTGAACACTTCGAAAACCGCTTCGTTGCTATCGGGCGGAAGATCCGAACCTGCTTCTCTACTAGTGATGGGGTCCGGATTATGGTATCTGGCTAAAATCCCTTCAGGCGGCTTAGCGTCTTGGGGAGGGATGATACACGAGACGTTCGAAACCTTGAAGGAACATCAAGGATCACCGCAGACAGCTTTGATGAATCCATGGGACGATATGAAGCTTGGTTCAGGAGTGATATTGCCTGGATTATTACCTTTGGACTCCTCAGCACCGGCGATAGAGTATAAACGGTCTACACCTGCGCCCAACCGAATACAAGCTAGAGCAACGGACTTCTCCATTGCagactcgatcatcttcttgcctATACCGAACCCAGTGCACGAGAAGCTCAACGCCGTCAGAGCCGAGAACATCCTTCATACCGACGTGGAAGCTATGAATGCGGACCTCTACGctcgattgactcacccgAATCCACCTCCTGTGATCATTCCTTCTGTGCTTAACGAAATCTtggtagaagaggaaacgGAGGATGGACTTCATTTCTCGGATAAGATTATGAACAAACAGGCTGAATTGATACTGAGCTGGAGGTGTAACGATATACTTAGAAACGAAGGAGCTACGGGAACTTGCTGTAAACGATACGACTGGACTACCCCAATTCAAGCTTTGATACTGTTCTTGCTGGTTGTTTGGGCACCTGTAGGGATGCTGGTAGCTAGCAGAGTTCGTGAGTGCCTCTTCATTGTTCCCGAAACGTGAAAATAAGTCTGATCCGCCTTGTGCaccctcagcttcctcttctcccttgctCAACTATCTACCCTCATCTACTATCGCACCTGCTCTCAGTACATTTGGCTTGGCGATGGGCTATCTGTTTGTGGCGGACAGGACaacaatcttcttcaaggaaCAAAAGGACTATGATTCGATGGTGTTTGGAGGGTTGACCGTGGCGGCGTTAGTAGCGGGATTAGCAACCATGAAGAACGGAGGCAAAGATCTGGGCTTCTTGAACAGGGATATAACGGATGAATGGAAAGGCTGGATGCAAAGTGAGCTCGAGTCTTATCGTTGTTCCTAAAGACGTTAGCTGATCAGTATTCAGTCGCAATTCTCATCTACCATTTCTTCGGCGCATCCAAGATTTCGGGGATTTACAACCCTATCAGAGTATTGGTAGCTTCGTATCTTTTCATGACTGGATGTGAGTACAGCAGTCCGGACGACCTGGATCGATGAGATTGCTGACGATACTCGGATGCAGACggtcacttcttcttctgtacGTTCATGCTGAATTACACTCCGCCATGCTCTTACTGACGATCGAATCAGACTACAAAAAGGGAGACTTTGACTTCCAACGTATAGCCATGGTCCTTGTTCGGCTCAACCTCCTTTCCGTCGTGCTACCTTACACCATGAACACGGATTACGCCTTCTACTACTTCGCTCCATTAGTCAGCTGGTGGTACATGATCATCTATTTCACGATGGCCATCGGATCAAAGCATAACGAACGACCCGCTTTCCTCGTGGCGAAACTCCTCGCCTGTGCGGGTCTAGTCACCTTGTTCATGCACTATACGTTCCTCATGGCTCACGTCTTCAAGGTTCTCAACACCATATTCCGCATCGAATGGTCAGCTAAGGAATGGTCCTTCCGAGTTACACTAGATCTGTACATCGTATGGGCAGGTATGTTCTGTGCATACGGATAtatcaagatgaaggaatACCAGATCCCGGAGAAACCTTGGTTCAACACTGCCAGAACCGCAACGATGGTATCGAGTGTACTTGGCATGATCTGGTACTTCTGGTTCCAACTTCATCTGGACAACAAATTCATCTATAACAACTATCATGCGGTGGTCTGTATCGTCCCGATCATGTCGTTTGTTCTCTTACGAAACGCCAATCCGCTCCTCCGATCGACTTCGTCAAGGTTATTCTGCTTCATAGGTCAATGTTCGCTTGAGACCTTCATTCTTCAATTCCACGGATGGTTGGCTTCAGATACGAAAGCTATACTCCTGGTAATTCCAGCAACGAAGTGGAGACCTATCAATCTGGTGGTTTCAAGTATATGTTTCATCTGGTTGAGCTATAGAGTCTCGGGAGCTACGGGGGAGATAACGGAATATTTGGTGGGCAAACCGAAGAAATTACCTTTACCAGTGACTGCCTCAaattcaacttcgacttcgacttcgaatGGTCCACAATCTTCcccctcaagctcaacagcttcgagctcgaatctGGCGGGCAACAACAAGACCAGCTCGATGGTGGGTGCAGTAGTAGAAGGACCGAAGGATGGGGCGGAGGGCGGGATACCGGAGAGCATACCGCTGATGAATCAGGCtaagaaggatatcgagggtCTGGATGTACCGGAGAGTGAGGGTAtggaaaggagggaaagcTGGCCAGCGGTGAGTCGAAGTCCTCGCGAGTATCGCAGCGCATCGGTCCTTTTCATGGACGATCTTTCTCGACTTCAACGTTGCCAAACAGAAGGGAAGGAGCGATGCTAATTATCATCCATCTAACACAGTGGATGGCAGCGACAGCTGCTTCGATGACTGGTCGACCGTCCGTAGCGGGGTATCAGGCTACGGATCGACAGTGGAAAGATCAGACTGTCCTCAGTGTGATTTCGAATATCCGATCGTTGGCATCAAAGCATAATTCAGTTaaattgaccttgatcttgatcggGTTATGGGTTCTCAATTGGTTATACTAGACAGCGTAGGCCTGGGATGAGTGGGAAGTGAAACTCTAAAAATGCATATAGAGCTTTGTGAGTACTAGAGCTGTGCGGATTAGAAGTGCGCGACAATACATGCTACATACATCATACATATATGCTAGATGCAAAGAGatatcagaatcaaaatgCAATGACTGAAGATGAAATGCGTTTGGGTCATCTCATTCCCTGACTTCACCTCTGACGATGAGTGATATATCTCTCCCCGCGTAACAACACCGTAACACCGTGGAATGCCAACAACAACTATTCTCGCATCTCCTCACATGATATGCACccaatactcaatactcaacGGTCTGAAATCCGCTGATGCTACGATGATAGTCTGGACAACGTACGTGCTCCACATGATATCTCCCAGACGAATACTAATATTCACCGAATTGGACGTCTGAACTCAAAGGAATTCAGCGTTTCGGAACGCACATACTTCAATAGATGACCTCACTCACGTCCAGTCTTAGTAGCATGTTCCCTCGCTCCTTTCTCACCGATCAGCCCCTCCCCACATATCTGGCACCTCAGATCAAAATTTGCTGTGTCGGTATAGTAATGACGAGCTTTTAGCTGATTGACTAGCTTTTCAGCCGTCGATAAGATCGTCGAGTCGGTGATGGGGAAGACGGCTGTATGGAAAGATGGTGGAGCGGATGGTAATGGAGACAGGGTCACCACGTCGTAGTCTGTTACGTCCGGGATGACCGTGGTCAGCTTGTGCCATAGACTCGTCATGGAAGGACAGACCGCAGCAAGAGATCGTGTGAAGATTTGCTCCACTCACGTATACCGGAATAAACGAGAATGCATCTGACAGAGTATTTTTTCAGGTCAGCTTGcctcactcacatcaagcTGAAGTGATCAAAGGGCTCACCTCGAGTCGTAATGATCCTGACCAAATCGATCACATCTGCCTGTAGCCACGTCGAAGGACGATATCTCGGTCTTGTAACTGGCCACCAAGTGCAAGTCAGCTAGCTGTATGAGCGACTTGTTCTGAGCCATGCTTGGAAAAAGGACTAGCTCACTGGTTGGCAAAAATTGACAGTTCTATAACTCAAGTGGGTCAATCAGCTCTCACTTCCTTGTCTACCACCATGCGGTACAGATCAAGAGCTTACCGATCGCCCCGCCCCACGTATCTGCTTTTTGTATCTTGCTTATATACTGATCGGCTGGCTGACTGAATCAGTCATCAGCTATGGAGTGCAGCGTCTCACTTCGACTGGTAGCCTAGCTCACCCTAGCATCACGTCCGAGTACGTAAATGGGTCCTCTTTGATGGCATCAGCGACGACTAGATGATCATTCCAGATCAGTCGTTCAATTCGTTATATGCCGTCTCAGCTGAATGGCATAAGAGGGGACTCACCAGTCCGAAGCTTTTGGGCTGCTTCTATCCCTCCTTCAAAGATCACTCCAATAGCACTGAACAAACAAGAATTATCGTCTGGGACCACTCTGAGCTGTAAGTATCCTGCGTCTCGCCCAGGTAGAGCAACGCTGTCCTGCGTTTCTAGGGGTATATCATTATGGCTTAAAGGGCTTTCCGgacgctgaggctgaggctgaggtgCAAGAGGTGAAGGAGCGGAGATGGTCTCGTTTATAGCTTTGATAGATGGTGCGGGGGTCGGAGTCGCAGCTaatcttgatcgtgatgagGAACCCGTACTACTGCTGTTCGTGGCGGATGGGGTTTTCGAGGGTAAAGAAGTGCTGGGACTTGAAATTGAAGTTGAACTTGAAGTTGGAGACACGGAAGTTACGATGATCTGTTCACCCTTGGTTATTGGTATCGAAGATAGGGGACCTTGAACATCGTGTAAGAGTTTAGGTGGATAGCTGTATTTCACTATCCACAAACATGTAATCAGCGAAGCTTCTACGACGCGGCGCTACAGTCGGACTTGGATCGGGTTCGGACATACGTACATTCCTGTTCACTGGGCGGAATCTCGGTAGCGGAGAATATCAACACTTTCAAATCTTCTATTGTAGTAGTCTCAGGATCGAAGTCGATAGTCGATACACCTCGGGGCGCTCTGAGTCGAACGTATAAAATCGAATGATGGTCATGTCAGTTGAGGGTCTCATTGAGCTGCCCGTAAAAGCAGGACTCGGGCGATCGATGGAAGGAAAAGACACTCATTGTAACGTTTGGCATGTCTTCCCTCAATCGATCTCCTAGCCCGCGACTGCTTCTTGTACAAGCCGATGACCTAGTGATATACACAATTGTAGATTAGCAGCAACAGCGACAGCCGATCACCTCAAAACGCTTTGGGCTATTTGGTTCTAGATAGTCACGACGCGTTACCTTCCAAACGTCATGCAACACTACGCTTAGATTACGTAAGATTGGGAAGAAAGACGGGAGACGGGAAAACTTGAGCCGTCGGTAATGAATCAGCTAAAAACGCCACTCGGCCGTTTGACCATTTCATACTGCAAATTCTCCTTTTGTCACGGAGGCAGGCGGTGGCGCACAGGAAAAGCTTGTGATATGCATGACGTGTATCAGGGTTACGCATCAGTTTGATGACAATTCCTCTGCTTGTTTGTTCgtgtagaggaagagggtgaaTGAAACAGGAGATAGAGAAGGCTGTCTGTCTGTCCAATGGGACCCTGCATGCGGTTGCGGCAGAGGCGTCGTTGCGATCCGTTCAAGATCTTTAGATCATCGAACATCAACGGCTGAGAGCAAGGCTATATCattttgctgttgctgtGGAATGAAGGGAAATCGAATGTTCGGTCGGAATCTATATCACGGAAAAGGCTGTCCAGCTCGGGTGTGCTTTGTTTCGCTCTTATACAAATAGTTTATCCAGGTTTTTATACAAATACTTGCTCAGTAGAGGATACaagtgacgaagatgatgttctgaattgaaggagaaagagaagcgGGAGCGAGACACCTTGAGATATCTGTCTGATGATTTTATTTGTTATTCTGTCGTTTGTTTGTCGAGAGTGATTCCGTGCTCTGCTCAACGAAAGGGATCCCTTTATACGCTAAGGTTATACACCTTTACAAGTTAAACAACGTCATTAGGAAAAACTAAAATAGCTTAATTGTGGTAACGACAACAGCAACAGAAACAATTGGGATATCGCCTCGCTTgttctcctcttcctcccttgctACAACGTGAGGAATCTATCCGATTCAGGGACATGGTCTAAATGCAATCGTCCTCTCAATTTCTCCCTTTTTCCCCTTTGATACTTATCCTATGCTAGTGGATGCTATTTCTATACTGTACGCTCTCGTGCGCTTGGTAAACGAAACAGCGGTCCACAGACTACTCAAATTTCAACGAAGTGAGTGCTGTCAATAACATCGTTGGAAACGGATACAGCATCGTTATACACAGcttcatcgccatcatcagccatcgaatcgtcatcaccatcaagaaAATCGTTGAAAGACGGCTCAATCTGTTTACGGTAATTCGGATCGGAATTTAACCGCATAAGCATAATTCaacacacacatacacatacacacgaatatcaaagctcaagctccacTCAGCAATAATCAtcacatcaccatcaaccCCCACAAGTCAAACAAAACGTCGACATACCCATCTACTGGGGGTAAACTGTTATCTTTCTCGCCCTGACCTCCTTCACGCAAAGGCATCATTGCGGAAAGGGAACAAAGATCCACAATTCAGTCGTATCGTTGGTATAACGAATCTCTTGGATTTGTATTTCAATCGAAGCCTTTTTTACAAATGACTCCGTGCGAGTAAACCTCCTACAAATCATTGTTGTCTCGGTACATCACATCACCCTACGCTACGAGTACGCTTAATCATCACCATCCAACAGTCATAGCTCTTTTTGTTGTTTtattcgtcatcatctcaCAAACTTCGATTTTCCCCGGGCAAAAGTCGCACATATTATGACTCTGATGAGAAGCTGAATTCGGATCGACCATCACAAACAGCTTTATATCTGTCATTGACCAA is a genomic window containing:
- a CDS encoding chaperone DnaK codes for the protein MAYPRRTIRPTRRSTSSSLMSKITLFAFVLIAVICFLPVGHQVRAEEKEVDVGTVIGIDLGTTYSCVAVHKGGKVEIIANDQGNRITPSWVAFTEEERLIGDAAKNQASNNPENTVFDAKRLIGRTADDSDVKRDQKHWPFKIVNKGGKPMISVNHKGDLKEFTPEEISAMVLTKMKETAEAYLGHKVTHAVVTVPAYFNDAQRSATKDAGTIAGLTVLRIVNEPTAAAIAYGLDRTGKAESQIIVYDLGGGTFDVSLLSIEDGVFEVLATAGDTHLGGEDFDNRVIDYLVKQYKRKTDVDVTKNKRAMGKLKREVEKAKRTLSSQMSTKIEIEAFEGGNDFAETLTRAKFEELNMDLFRKTMKPVEQVLKDAGVKKEEIDDIVLVGGSTRIPKVQQLLKDYFNGKEPSKGINPDEAVAYGAAVQGGILSGEEGSSGVLLIDVCPLTLGIETTGGVMTKLIGRNSVVPTKKSQIFSTAVDNQPTVRIQVYEGERSMTKDNNVLGEFDLNDIPPAPRGVPQIEVTFEIDANGILKVSALDKGTGKSKSITITNDQRRLSPEEIERMVQEAEEFADEDAAVKKKIESQNALQNFVYSMKSQVADKEGLGGKLDEDDKETILAAIKEKTEWLEENPAAEAEDYEEQLSELQAAVAPITAKLYGGAGGSSYDDDQQPFSHDEL